The DNA window CGGGAAACCCATCTACTCAAAACCTTTGATGATAGAGGTTAGTCAACCAAACCTAGAAGTCAGAATAGGTGCACTGTACTCGTTGGAACGGATCGCACAGGATAGTGATCGTGATCACGAACAAATAATGGAAATATTGTGCGCGTATGTTCGCCAAAATGCGCCTCTAGGTCCACCCAAGCCGCTCCCCAAGGAATATACTGACAAAATTGCGGGACTGAGGCACAAAGGCAAACCCGACCTTATGGAGCATGAAAAAGCTTCTGACGTCGCAAAGAAAATTCGCTGTTGGGTTGGCGAGTTAAGAAAGCCCAGGGAAGATATCAGTGTTGCATTGACTGTTTTAGGAAGACGCACTCAGAGACAGATTTCTCTCGAACATGGCTTCTATGACAGAAATGGAGAATGGCAAGGCTTCAGGTTGAACTTGAGGGACACCAATCTCACGAATTGCGATTTGTCAGGATACAATTTTCGAAACGTGGACTTCAGCGGATCAGACCTACGAGGGGCAATTCTGACGCACACAGAACTACAGTGTGCAAACTTTCGAGTAGCAGACCTAACTGGTGCAAATCTGGTTCACGCAAAACTACAAGGCACCATAATAAACGAAACCTTAGTTTTTGCGGCTGTGGCTAACCATGCCAGATTTGAGACTGACATAGTGTCTGGCCGAAGTACCTCTTTGAATCACTCTGTATGGGAGCTTGCTTCCCTTCAAAACACAGACTTCTCAGGCGCATGGCTATCTCCAGCAAACTTTGGCTCCGCCCGGCTAGATCGCGCCAAATTTAACTTCAACCTGAACAGAACTTCTTTTTTTGGGGCATACCTTTATCAAGCAAACTTTTCTGGATGTCACCTTTGGCAAGTGGATTTTTCTGAAGCTTTTTTCTCTTCTGACACCCGTTTCCATGGCGCAGTTGTCAAGAACTCCAAGTTCAGAAATGCGATCAACTGGAAGGAAGCAAAGTTTCGAGGAAGTGCTTGGCTGAATGAACCTGACAAGGGAATATCTTCTGCCATCAAAGCAAATTCAGAAGTTTTTAACGAAGACGACTTCGCCACCACCGATTTCATTCGAGAAGACTACTTTGAGCGCTGGAAAGAATGGCAAGTTGAGATTGGCTTCGACCCAAACGATCCAACGACCTGGGATGAACCAAACACCTAAGGGCGGCCCCCGACCGCGGGTGGGGGTGGAGCCCCCGCCCATGGGGGCGGTCGGGGGCTGCCCGGCCTTCGTCCGGGCGGGACATAACGACAGCTTCGTGACCTCTACCCTTCCCCCCACACATCAGGCATAACGCCCATAGTTGAATCACCTATAGGGACAAGACCCATGCACGACATCCGCGCTATTCGCGAAAATCCTGCCGCTTTTGATGCCGCTCTGGCGCGTCGTGGGGATGATGCGATGTCGTCGTCGCTGTTGGAACTCGACGAGGCGCGCCGAGCCAAGATCCTGGCGGCCGAGACCGCTCAGGCCGAGCAGAACAAGGCCGCCAAGGCCATTGGTGCCGCCAAGGCCAAAGGCGATGAGGCCGAGTTTGAGCGACTGCGCGCCGAGGTTTCCGCCAAAAAGGCCGAAGTGGCCGCGATGCAGGCTGAGGCCAAGGAACTGGACGCCAAGCTGACCGATCAGCTGGCGCGCATCCCCAACCTGCCCGCCGATGATGTGCCGGAAGGCGCGGATGAGGATGACAACGTCGAGGTGAACCGCTGGGGCACCCCGCGTGAGCTGACCTTTGCGCCCAA is part of the Falsiruegeria litorea R37 genome and encodes:
- a CDS encoding pentapeptide repeat-containing protein, whose translation is MTELPIEPHVIRGLDFVGWLLLLALMIFILAHKYEPIVSMVKQLQVRLNLDPVNTKLFTLLLLTFGGLALATGFQFVKATLGLTEFAETASQSEAIRNTGLALAAVIGVPFLIWRSIVAQKQVDVAEQGQITDRISKAVEGLGAEKTVKKQRQDNGGNLTYEKDGNGKPIYSKPLMIEVSQPNLEVRIGALYSLERIAQDSDRDHEQIMEILCAYVRQNAPLGPPKPLPKEYTDKIAGLRHKGKPDLMEHEKASDVAKKIRCWVGELRKPREDISVALTVLGRRTQRQISLEHGFYDRNGEWQGFRLNLRDTNLTNCDLSGYNFRNVDFSGSDLRGAILTHTELQCANFRVADLTGANLVHAKLQGTIINETLVFAAVANHARFETDIVSGRSTSLNHSVWELASLQNTDFSGAWLSPANFGSARLDRAKFNFNLNRTSFFGAYLYQANFSGCHLWQVDFSEAFFSSDTRFHGAVVKNSKFRNAINWKEAKFRGSAWLNEPDKGISSAIKANSEVFNEDDFATTDFIREDYFERWKEWQVEIGFDPNDPTTWDEPNT